GCCGACATCATCCAGGTTCATTGCGTACTGGTTATAGTTTTCGGTATCCATCAGATGGATCTGTTCGGCGTCGCGATACATCACCTGGACATCGCGTTTGTGGAAATCGGCCATCTCCAACGCGTCGGTCCCCTTGAGTGTGAGATCGACCTTCTGCCGGCTGACCAGATTGCGGCCGCGAAACTTGTACAGCGTTGCCGCTCCCCGCGCCGATGGCGTCTGCACCTGAATCCCCAGAATCAACAAAGGATCGCCATTGTAAACGACGACCGTACCGGTTTTGATTTCTTTTGCTTGCATGTTCTGCTGACGAAAGGGAGAGAGGAGCTGGGGACAAAAACGCGATTCGCCAGCGAAGGCGGTCTTCGCGGCTGGGGGCTACCAGGGGCCGTCTTCCTCACCGGGATCGACGCCATCGCGCGAGCCGTTGATCGATTCGAGGACGCTGTCGCGCTCGGCTCGCGAAGCCCAAACCGATTCGTCCAATTCGAGGCGGACTTCGTATTGGCCTTCGCGGGTGCAGTCCTCTTCGCCACAAAAGTGCGGCGTGTCAGCGACCCACATGATCCGATACAGCGGAACATGTTTGTCGTCGATCAAGATGGTGATTGAATTATTCATGACTGTAACACTCCCAAAAACAAGAATATCGCGTAACCGAACGGGGTTCAGCAAGCCGCCAGAGTCGATTGCGAGACAAAAAAATTGCGATCAGCCTTTGCCCAGTTCTTCACCGCGAAGGGCGGCGGCTTGGACAGCGGAGATCAAGGTGTTTCGCAGTCCACCGCGCTCCAAGGCGGCGATCCCGGCGATCGTGGTCCCGCCGGGACTGGCGACAGCGTCTTTGAGGACTGCGGGGTGCGAGCCGGTCTGTTGGATAAGGGTTGCGGTTCCTAGCACCGTCTGCGTCGCCAGCTGCATCGCCAGGTCGCGTGGTAACCCCGACAACACGCCGCCATCGGCCAAGGCTTCGATGATCATGCAGACATAGGCCGGCCCGCTGCCGCTGACTCCGGTGACCGCATCCATCAATTTGTCGTCAACGCGGAACGCTTTGCCGACCGAGGAGAGCATTCCGTCGACATAGGCTGCGTCTTCACTGCTGACATCGTCGCCACAGCAGTAGGCGCTGGCACCGGCACCAACCAGAGAAGGAGTGTTGGGCATCACGCGGACTACGCGGCTGCAGCCGAATTGGCGGACCAGCGTCCCCAATTGAATCCCCGCCGCGACCGAGATCAGCAGCGACTTGCGGGCTGTTCGTTTTAATTCCGCAACGACCGCCGGAACGCCGTGCGGCTTGATCGCCAACAGGACGACATCGGCTGCTTCCACAGCGGTCTTGCTGTCGGCGGTGACCTTGGCCTGCGGAACGTTCTGTTTCCACCAAGCCTGCGAATCGGTGTTCCGATCTCCCACGGTGACCCGGTCGGCTGTCGTGAAACCTGCGTCGATCATTCCCTGGACCAACGCCCGCCCCATCTTTCCGCCACCGATCAGTGCAAGTTGCGGTTTGGTACTTTCCATGGATCGTGAACTTTTAAGAGAGTGCAAGTAGGTCGCGGACCGGTACATTCCAGGACGCGCCTATAGCGTACCGGTTCCTCGGCAACCGACTCAACACCCCTTGATCCAGCTATTGGATCGGTTCGACCAGCAGCGTTTCAAGCTGCGCCGGCTCGAGCGCCCGATCGAAGATGGCGACCTCGTCGATGCGGCCTTCAAAATTCGAATCGTTGTCGCTGCGGCCCCCGATGAACAGTTCACCGACTTGCGAAACGCCAGCCGCCGCTGCGGTGGTCTCGATCTCGGGCTGCTTCGATCCGTTCAGATAGACCCGCACCTTGTCGCCGCTGCGAGTCATCACGACATGATTCCAGCTCCAACGTTCAAGCGTCGTCTGCCCCGTCACCGGCTTGCTGTCGCCGTTGACGAAGATCAACTTGCCAGGATCGGTCGCGGTGCCGCCGATCCCCAGATGCTCGCCGAACGAACTCGTTTGATAGGGGCGATCGCGGGAGACGATCCAGCCGGTTGTCTCGCGGCCATCGTTGGGCATCCCGTTCCAGATCCACATCGCCACGCTGTAGTCGGCTTGGCCGCTCGGCAGCCGCGTTTGCAGCCGGCCGCCCGCAAGGTGGATCGCGCGGTTGACCTCATCGGCTTCGCAGACACCTGGCTGCGCAGGCCCTTCGAGAAACAACGCGTAGCCCGGCGAGACGCTGGCGTCGCGGTGATGCTTCGAGCTGTCGATCGCGATCGATCCGCCCATATGATCCAGTCGATAAAACGCAAATGGATCGGCTGCCTGAATCGCTTGGGTCAGCTCTCCAGCGGTCTGCACAAACGGACGTCGCGGTTTGCCCGCCAACTGTTCCAACAACTGCAGATTCGCTTCGGCAATCTTCGGTTCCGCCTGGACTTCCAAACCGGCCGAACGCGCTGGCCAAGTGTTGTATCCGCCCAAGTGATGCTGTTCGGGCGGCGGGATATAGCCGTCGCCGCCGTTGGCCAATTCGATC
Above is a genomic segment from Rosistilla ulvae containing:
- a CDS encoding elongation factor P, coding for MQAKEIKTGTVVVYNGDPLLILGIQVQTPSARGAATLYKFRGRNLVSRQKVDLTLKGTDALEMADFHKRDVQVMYRDAEQIHLMDTENYNQYAMNLDDVGDQLLYLSEGLEGIRALIYNDGPVGLELPASVEMDITQCDPAVKGNSATSRSKPATLETGLVIQVPEYIKDGERIKVDTRTGEFLSRA
- the proC gene encoding pyrroline-5-carboxylate reductase; amino-acid sequence: MESTKPQLALIGGGKMGRALVQGMIDAGFTTADRVTVGDRNTDSQAWWKQNVPQAKVTADSKTAVEAADVVLLAIKPHGVPAVVAELKRTARKSLLISVAAGIQLGTLVRQFGCSRVVRVMPNTPSLVGAGASAYCCGDDVSSEDAAYVDGMLSSVGKAFRVDDKLMDAVTGVSGSGPAYVCMIIEALADGGVLSGLPRDLAMQLATQTVLGTATLIQQTGSHPAVLKDAVASPGGTTIAGIAALERGGLRNTLISAVQAAALRGEELGKG